A part of Andrena cerasifolii isolate SP2316 chromosome 10, iyAndCera1_principal, whole genome shotgun sequence genomic DNA contains:
- the LOC143373697 gene encoding uncharacterized protein LOC143373697, whose amino-acid sequence MECQMKNVPPICIQALINDITLYLSGNICKNISVIKVSNDNLPANGELYFLPSLKVWRSILQDRDPCDGKCATILQHFLHTHGRDTGDKTGTDIAKEVLQLLISSSSNWSVKLERYTLENERVCLFLQRLPLTANSIKTVIARKHNFGKPLPIDKVFHFKIDEDGESELTTRRLCLIKNVSEKLLSLHGCHTSEEESNFKFLFTTKSQGIVKDNYSKCVCGVVKNSKLNTKETKLTWKEHIENKVLELKELNEQKYFETQEREVNAEDQFLVNVARATATFELLSLKPSRSVFIGCNSATDRSTTNTKGASFVLYNTARITAIIEKYNDKKSVGEYPSLPNIDDVNFALLDQEEEWELIYNFIIGYPEMIKSCLKCEPQFQTNPQVICIFLSRLCQKFSIYYHRTRILTEAYDHLIPTMIARLYMLHALQIIFENTLALLDIVPITRM is encoded by the exons ATGGAGTGtcaaatgaaaaatgtaccTCCCATTTGCATTCAAGCACTTATTAACGACATAACACTATATTTAAGTGggaatatttgcaaaaatatttcagtCATTAAAGTGAGCAATGACAACTTGCCAGCAAATGGTGAATTGTACTTTTTACCTAGCCTTAAAGTATGGAGAAGCATATTGCAAGACAGAGACCCGTGCGATGGGAAGTGTGCAACAATTTTGCAACATTTCCTACACACGCACGGCAGAGACACAGGCGACAAGACCGGCACTGATATTGCAAAGGAG GTTCTACAGTTATTAATATCATCTAGCAGTAACTGGTCAGTGAAACTAGAAAGATATACGTTGGAAAACGAACGAGTCTGTTTGTTCTTGCAACGCCTCCCTCTTACAGCAAACTCAATCAAAACTGTCATCGCACGCAAACATAACTTTGGTAAGCCTTTACCAATTGACAAAGTGTTTCACTTTAAAATAGACGAAGATGGGGAATCAGAACTCACAACAAGAAGATTATGTTTAATAAAGAACGTCAGCGAGAAGCTTTTAAGTTTACATGGTTGCCATACGAGCGAGGAAGAgtcaaattttaaattcctgTTTACCACCAAATCGCAAGGAATAGTGAAAGATAATTACTCAAAGTGTGTATGCGGAGTTGTGAAGAATTCTAAGCTGAATACTAAAGAGACAAAGTTAACGTGGAAAGAACATATCGAGAATAAAGTCCTCGAATTAAAGGAACTGAACGAACAGAAATATTTTGAAACGCAAGAGCGTGAAGTGAACGCGGAAGATCAGTTCCTTGTAAATGTTGCGAGAGCAACAGCCACGTTCGAATTACTCTCTCTAAAGCCAAGTCGCTCTGTTTTCATTGGATGTAATTCAGCAACGGATAGAAGTACTACGAATACAAaag GTGCTTCTTTTGTGTTATACAATACTGCCAGGATAACGGCTATTATCGAAAAGTATAATGACAAAAAGTCGGTGGGAGAATATCCTAGTTTGCCGAACATCGATGATGTGAATTTTGCTCTACTAGATCAAGAG GAAGAATGGGAACTTATATATAACTTCATTATTGGGTACCCAGAAATGATAAAGAGCTGTTTGAAATGTGAACCTCAGTTCCAAACAAACCCTCAAGTTATTTGCATATTTCTGTCACGACTGTGCCAAAAATTTAGTATCTACTACCATAGAACCAGAATTTTAACT GAGGCATATGATCATCTAATTCCAACCATGATTGCAAGACTATACATGTTGCATGCGTTGCAAATTATATTTGAAAACACGCTAGCGTTACTTGATATAGTTCCTATAACTCGAATGTAA
- the LOC143373690 gene encoding FHF complex subunit HOOK interacting protein 2A isoform X2, with amino-acid sequence MNFYVNHLTNCKVPIQTTGIPRHLDRLLEILLDEEKEENEPGPCLEYLLQHKLLDLLATLASAETPPGMRTVCLAFLRKLLGRSKYPLLHHTSIYGPVQRLIALCNGNPPSPMEAEEVQFLLTLCFLVCKYPHVTNIINDAPGVQRHSVAARRNSERVEVEKVTYIPARKKDRFNPLFEPLDTQAVTLINPNLFSSESDRRRSVGSNRSSSKADTVHGSSSQSNASVSSRGTENASQSSSPSTQKPIRKTAPRTAAAASDAREESQKDPGLMNEIDTHLQNLRDLRLDVDYGGACEDANCENDQSLLRPKTPQKSKCLLLDALLSYINTADNTVRIRACEGIMALASLDDPSFSQMIASSDLTSLISSRLESLFNAIPAHVDPSEIDGVDVTWGLDSPAWTKEKKFSGCRQVAAFFMWFDYCNQLIREAYPDVADALAKSVRVNFFERIVMPALAEHHVVLITALVTKCLKELTSTALCTEMSYWLVGQDRGPEIPNVWTSPVLHRLIDNCFTDSDDLTLETLKLFEEMIEKRNEHILHCLVLVYLLARGYYDNTAADSAIASWSDEEDEREREKKGSLDLSYEQSHSRTLAPSNIHRIVNCFLSLIPRYLQTDTDVNNYERYMADLERQYSTVLTDCSLMAWPLEAVTVDDSASSDSRPEADHCSVRFYMGPFITMLFEKVANVPRQKYEINLQLTVVISRLALLPHPYLHEFLLNPLLPLAPGTKSLFTCLQKVVKQLVNEVPKTPDHKRMLRETRERLLEDCSHDGEKENILFESVIVTEEFCKELAAIAYVKYHHSM; translated from the exons ATGAACTTCTACGTGAACCACCTGACGAACTGCAAGGTCCCCATACAGACGACCGGCATCCCGCGGCATCTGGACAGGCTGCTGGAGATTCTGTTGgacgaggagaaggaggagaatgaGCCCGGCCCCTGCTTGGAGTACCTGCTGCAGCACAAGCTGCTGGACCTGCTGGCCACGCTGGCCAGCGCCGAGACTCCCCCAGGGATGAGGACGGTCTGCCTGGCCTTCCTGAGGAAGCTGCTGGGACGGTCCAAGTACCCTCTGCTGCATCACACGTCCATCTACGGGCCGGTGCAGCGGCTGATCGCCCTGTGCAATGGCAACCCGCCGTCCCCCATGGAGGCTGAGGAGGTCCAGTTCCTCCTCACGCTTTGCTTCCTGGTCTGCAAGTACCCCCACGTGACCAACATCATAAACGACGCCCCGGGTGTTCAGAGGCACAGCGTCGCCGCTAGGAGGAACTCTGAGCGCGTGGAGGTGGAGAAGGTCACTTACATACCAGCGAGGAAGAAGGACAGGTTCAATCCTCTGTTCGAGCCGCTCGACACCCAGGCGGTCACTCTGATAAATCCGAATTTGTTCAGCTCTGAGAGCGACAGGCGGCGATCTGTCGGGTCTAACAGGTCGTCGAGCAAAGCTGACACCGTTCACGGATCTTCTAGTCAATCGAACGCGTCGGTATCTTCCAGAGGGACGGAGAACGCGTCCCAGTCCTCGAGTCCCTCTACACAGAAACCGATCCGCAAGACTGCGCCGCGCACCGCGGCGGCCGCGTCCGATGCTCGTGAGGAATCGCAGAAGGACCCGGGGCTGATGAACGAGATAGACACGCACCTGCAGAACCTCCGGGATTTGAGGTTGGACGTGGATTACGGCGGTGCCTGCGAGGACGCTAATTGCGAGAACGATCAGAGCCTGCTGAGACCAAAGACGCCGCAGAAATCCAAATGCCTTCTACTAGATGCCTTGCTGAGTTACATAAATACCGCG GACAATACAGTGAGGATAAGAGCGTGCGAGGGAATAATGGCCCTGGCGTCCTTGGACGACCCATCGTTCTCCCAAATGATAGCCAGTAGTGATTTAACGTCCCTGATATCGAGCAGACTGGAGAGCCTGTTCAATGCCATTCCAGCGCACGTCGATCCGAGCGAGATCGACGGCGTGGACGTGACGTGGGGCTTAGATTCGCCAGCGTGGACGAAGGAGAAGAAGTTCTCTGGCTGCAGGCAGGTCGCTGCGTTCTTCATGTGGTTCGACTACTGCAATCAGCTGATCAGAGAAGCCTACCCGGACGTAGCGGACGCGTTGGCGAAGAGCGTCAGAGTGAACTTCTTCGAGAGGATCGTGATGCCAGCTTTGGCTGAGCACCACGTTGTCCTTATCACCGCGTTGGTCACGAAATGCTTGAAGGAATTAACGTCCACTGCGCTCTGTACAG AAATGAGTTACTGGCTGGTGGGGCAGGACAGAGGCCCGGAAATACCAAACGTGTGGACGTCGCCTGTGTTGCACAGGCTGATAGACAACTGCTTCACGGACAGCGATGATTTAACGCTGGAGACGTTGAAGCTGTTCGAGGAAATGATAGAGAAGAGGAACGAGCATATACTGCACTGTCTCGTATTGGTGTATCTATTAGCGCGGGGCTATTACGATAACACCGCTGCAGATAGCGCAATTGCATCGTGgagcgacgaggaggacgaaagGGAGAGGGAGAAGAAAGGCTCCCTGGATCTTTCTTACGAGCAGAGCCACAGTCGCACACTGGCGCCCAGTAATATTCACAGAATTGTCAACTG TTTCCTGTCCCTGATTCCGCGTTATCTACAAACAGACACGGACGTGAACAATTACGAGCGATACATGGCTGACTTGGAGCGGCAGTATTCTACTGTGCTAACAGACTGCTCGCTAATGGCCTGGCCGTTGGAGGCGGTGACCGTCGACGATTCAGCGAGCTCCGACTCCAGGCCAGAGGCTGACCACTGCTCCGTAAGGTTCTACATGGGTCCGTTCATTACCATGCTCTTCGAGAAGGTGGCCAACGTGCCCAGGCAGAAGTACGAGATCAATCTGCAGCTGACTGTCGTGATCTCGAGGCTGGCGCTGTTACCTCACCCGTACCTGCACGAGTTTCTATTGAACCCGCTGCTACCGTTAGCACCGGGCACAAAGAGCCTGTTCACTTGCTTGCAAAAAGTCGTCAAGCAGCTCGTGAACGAAGTACCAAAGACGCCCGATCACAAGCGGATGCTGAGGGAGACGCGAGAACGTTTGCTCGAGGACTGCTCCCATGATGG AGAGAAGGAGAATATCCTATTCGAAAGTGTGATCGTGACGGAAGAGTTCTGCAAAGAACTTGCTGCGATAGCGTACGTTAAATACCACCATTCTATGTGA
- the LOC143373690 gene encoding FHF complex subunit HOOK interacting protein 2A isoform X1 — MISGIQIALKNAIDVIAPPATPLQDFTYHWKQLMNFYVNHLTNCKVPIQTTGIPRHLDRLLEILLDEEKEENEPGPCLEYLLQHKLLDLLATLASAETPPGMRTVCLAFLRKLLGRSKYPLLHHTSIYGPVQRLIALCNGNPPSPMEAEEVQFLLTLCFLVCKYPHVTNIINDAPGVQRHSVAARRNSERVEVEKVTYIPARKKDRFNPLFEPLDTQAVTLINPNLFSSESDRRRSVGSNRSSSKADTVHGSSSQSNASVSSRGTENASQSSSPSTQKPIRKTAPRTAAAASDAREESQKDPGLMNEIDTHLQNLRDLRLDVDYGGACEDANCENDQSLLRPKTPQKSKCLLLDALLSYINTADNTVRIRACEGIMALASLDDPSFSQMIASSDLTSLISSRLESLFNAIPAHVDPSEIDGVDVTWGLDSPAWTKEKKFSGCRQVAAFFMWFDYCNQLIREAYPDVADALAKSVRVNFFERIVMPALAEHHVVLITALVTKCLKELTSTALCTEMSYWLVGQDRGPEIPNVWTSPVLHRLIDNCFTDSDDLTLETLKLFEEMIEKRNEHILHCLVLVYLLARGYYDNTAADSAIASWSDEEDEREREKKGSLDLSYEQSHSRTLAPSNIHRIVNCFLSLIPRYLQTDTDVNNYERYMADLERQYSTVLTDCSLMAWPLEAVTVDDSASSDSRPEADHCSVRFYMGPFITMLFEKVANVPRQKYEINLQLTVVISRLALLPHPYLHEFLLNPLLPLAPGTKSLFTCLQKVVKQLVNEVPKTPDHKRMLRETRERLLEDCSHDGEKENILFESVIVTEEFCKELAAIAYVKYHHSM; from the exons ATGATTAGTGGCATTCAAATCGCGCTGAAGAATGCCATTGACGTG ATAGCACCGCCTGCCACACCGCTGCAAGACTTCACCTACCACTGGAAGCAGCTCATGAACTTCTACGTGAACCACCTGACGAACTGCAAGGTCCCCATACAGACGACCGGCATCCCGCGGCATCTGGACAGGCTGCTGGAGATTCTGTTGgacgaggagaaggaggagaatgaGCCCGGCCCCTGCTTGGAGTACCTGCTGCAGCACAAGCTGCTGGACCTGCTGGCCACGCTGGCCAGCGCCGAGACTCCCCCAGGGATGAGGACGGTCTGCCTGGCCTTCCTGAGGAAGCTGCTGGGACGGTCCAAGTACCCTCTGCTGCATCACACGTCCATCTACGGGCCGGTGCAGCGGCTGATCGCCCTGTGCAATGGCAACCCGCCGTCCCCCATGGAGGCTGAGGAGGTCCAGTTCCTCCTCACGCTTTGCTTCCTGGTCTGCAAGTACCCCCACGTGACCAACATCATAAACGACGCCCCGGGTGTTCAGAGGCACAGCGTCGCCGCTAGGAGGAACTCTGAGCGCGTGGAGGTGGAGAAGGTCACTTACATACCAGCGAGGAAGAAGGACAGGTTCAATCCTCTGTTCGAGCCGCTCGACACCCAGGCGGTCACTCTGATAAATCCGAATTTGTTCAGCTCTGAGAGCGACAGGCGGCGATCTGTCGGGTCTAACAGGTCGTCGAGCAAAGCTGACACCGTTCACGGATCTTCTAGTCAATCGAACGCGTCGGTATCTTCCAGAGGGACGGAGAACGCGTCCCAGTCCTCGAGTCCCTCTACACAGAAACCGATCCGCAAGACTGCGCCGCGCACCGCGGCGGCCGCGTCCGATGCTCGTGAGGAATCGCAGAAGGACCCGGGGCTGATGAACGAGATAGACACGCACCTGCAGAACCTCCGGGATTTGAGGTTGGACGTGGATTACGGCGGTGCCTGCGAGGACGCTAATTGCGAGAACGATCAGAGCCTGCTGAGACCAAAGACGCCGCAGAAATCCAAATGCCTTCTACTAGATGCCTTGCTGAGTTACATAAATACCGCG GACAATACAGTGAGGATAAGAGCGTGCGAGGGAATAATGGCCCTGGCGTCCTTGGACGACCCATCGTTCTCCCAAATGATAGCCAGTAGTGATTTAACGTCCCTGATATCGAGCAGACTGGAGAGCCTGTTCAATGCCATTCCAGCGCACGTCGATCCGAGCGAGATCGACGGCGTGGACGTGACGTGGGGCTTAGATTCGCCAGCGTGGACGAAGGAGAAGAAGTTCTCTGGCTGCAGGCAGGTCGCTGCGTTCTTCATGTGGTTCGACTACTGCAATCAGCTGATCAGAGAAGCCTACCCGGACGTAGCGGACGCGTTGGCGAAGAGCGTCAGAGTGAACTTCTTCGAGAGGATCGTGATGCCAGCTTTGGCTGAGCACCACGTTGTCCTTATCACCGCGTTGGTCACGAAATGCTTGAAGGAATTAACGTCCACTGCGCTCTGTACAG AAATGAGTTACTGGCTGGTGGGGCAGGACAGAGGCCCGGAAATACCAAACGTGTGGACGTCGCCTGTGTTGCACAGGCTGATAGACAACTGCTTCACGGACAGCGATGATTTAACGCTGGAGACGTTGAAGCTGTTCGAGGAAATGATAGAGAAGAGGAACGAGCATATACTGCACTGTCTCGTATTGGTGTATCTATTAGCGCGGGGCTATTACGATAACACCGCTGCAGATAGCGCAATTGCATCGTGgagcgacgaggaggacgaaagGGAGAGGGAGAAGAAAGGCTCCCTGGATCTTTCTTACGAGCAGAGCCACAGTCGCACACTGGCGCCCAGTAATATTCACAGAATTGTCAACTG TTTCCTGTCCCTGATTCCGCGTTATCTACAAACAGACACGGACGTGAACAATTACGAGCGATACATGGCTGACTTGGAGCGGCAGTATTCTACTGTGCTAACAGACTGCTCGCTAATGGCCTGGCCGTTGGAGGCGGTGACCGTCGACGATTCAGCGAGCTCCGACTCCAGGCCAGAGGCTGACCACTGCTCCGTAAGGTTCTACATGGGTCCGTTCATTACCATGCTCTTCGAGAAGGTGGCCAACGTGCCCAGGCAGAAGTACGAGATCAATCTGCAGCTGACTGTCGTGATCTCGAGGCTGGCGCTGTTACCTCACCCGTACCTGCACGAGTTTCTATTGAACCCGCTGCTACCGTTAGCACCGGGCACAAAGAGCCTGTTCACTTGCTTGCAAAAAGTCGTCAAGCAGCTCGTGAACGAAGTACCAAAGACGCCCGATCACAAGCGGATGCTGAGGGAGACGCGAGAACGTTTGCTCGAGGACTGCTCCCATGATGG AGAGAAGGAGAATATCCTATTCGAAAGTGTGATCGTGACGGAAGAGTTCTGCAAAGAACTTGCTGCGATAGCGTACGTTAAATACCACCATTCTATGTGA